The Desulfuromonadaceae bacterium genome contains the following window.
TCTGTTCCTGGTGATCGTTGCCGCCGCCTTTTTTTTCGGCTGGCGCTTCAATCGCTGTCGTCTGCTCTATGCACTGGCGCTGCTGGTGTTGACAGACCGTCTCCTTGGCTGGAACGACGCCGCCCATGAATTCATTCGTCTTGTCGCCGGAATCGCTTTGCCGCTGAATCTGGCGGTTATCGGCTGGTTCGGAGAACGGGGAATGTTGACCGGACGCGGGATCCGTCGTTGGTTATTCTTTGCTCTCCAGGTCGCACTTTTGGGCTGGTTGTATCATCGTTTTTCGAATATCACGATTGATTTGCTGGAGCGCAAGTTTATTCCCTGGCCGGTTGTTGACCTTTGCCCTCTGCCGCACAGTGTTCAAAGCGCATTTTTCCTTGCCTTTGTTTTGCTCCTGTTCCGCTATGGTCGTTATCCCAAAGTCTTTGAAGGGTGTTTTATCTGGGCGACAATTGCCGCTTTGTTCGCCATTGGGCAATCTTTTGTCGCTGCACCAGCGACTCCATATATTGTATGTTCCTTACTGATTCTCCTCGTCGGCGTGGTCGAATCATCCTACTCGCAGGCGTTTCAAGACGAGTTGACCGGACTCCCGGGGCGGCGCTCACTGAACGAAGCATTATTGAAACTCGGCAGTCGTTATGCGATTGCAATGGTTGATATTGACCATTTTAAAAAGTTCAACGATACCTATGGCCACGATGTCGGCGATCAGGTGTTACGGAGGGTGGCTGAGTCGCTGCGTGTGGTTCGCGGGGGAGGGCGGGCATTTCGCTACGGTGGTGAAGAGTTTGCGATCATCTTTCGCGGCAGGGAGATGCCGGAGACCTTGCCGCACCTGGAAGCGTTACGCGTGGAGCTCGCCGCAAGTGTTTTCATTCTGCGCGGGGCAGACCGTCCGCAGAAAAAGCCTGAAAAACCTCGTCCAGCC
Protein-coding sequences here:
- a CDS encoding GGDEF domain-containing protein, translating into MSFQPSAIVPLLFPGGLLFGMIIWVLHNSPLALMIEPFIDVLFLVIVAAAFFFGWRFNRCRLLYALALLVLTDRLLGWNDAAHEFIRLVAGIALPLNLAVIGWFGERGMLTGRGIRRWLFFALQVALLGWLYHRFSNITIDLLERKFIPWPVVDLCPLPHSVQSAFFLAFVLLLFRYGRYPKVFEGCFIWATIAALFAIGQSFVAAPATPYIVCSLLILLVGVVESSYSQAFQDELTGLPGRRSLNEALLKLGSRYAIAMVDIDHFKKFNDTYGHDVGDQVLRRVAESLRVVRGGGRAFRYGGEEFAIIFRGREMPETLPHLEALRVELAASVFILRGADRPQKKPEKPRPAAGKEQQLRITVSIGVAQRGGEHSSPEEVIKTADEALYRAKSGGRNQVAD